Proteins from one Microbacterium proteolyticum genomic window:
- a CDS encoding DUF5684 domain-containing protein → MLTSSPNTIFDQTSIFALNTTNSLIGLAIYVLAVVALWRIFTKAGYPGWLAIIPIVNAIFLVKIAGFSGWMSLLYLIPIVNIVFHIIVAIRLGRAFGHGGFFSFFLLVVFWVIGYLIVGFSDDKYRPERI, encoded by the coding sequence ATGCTGACCTCCTCGCCGAACACCATCTTCGACCAGACGTCGATCTTCGCGCTGAACACCACCAACTCGCTCATCGGGCTGGCGATCTACGTCCTCGCGGTCGTCGCGCTGTGGCGCATCTTCACGAAGGCCGGATACCCGGGCTGGCTCGCCATCATCCCGATCGTCAACGCGATCTTCCTCGTGAAGATCGCCGGGTTCTCGGGCTGGATGTCGCTGCTCTACCTGATCCCGATCGTGAACATCGTCTTCCACATCATCGTCGCCATCCGCCTCGGGCGGGCCTTCGGCCACGGCGGGTTCTTCTCGTTCTTCCTCCTGGTGGTGTTCTGGGTCATCGGCTACCTCATCGTCGGTTTCAGCGACGACAAGTACCGTCCCGAGCGCATCTGA
- a CDS encoding helix-turn-helix domain-containing protein, whose protein sequence is MEKSKLNDADKAYAKAVGAALKVEKDRTKLTFDDLAEISGVPRATVSRTLYGTGDSKISDIRRIAEALDVPLSKIWAAADKATGKK, encoded by the coding sequence ATGGAGAAGAGCAAGCTGAACGACGCCGACAAGGCGTACGCCAAAGCGGTAGGTGCCGCGCTCAAGGTCGAGAAGGACCGAACGAAGCTCACCTTCGACGACCTCGCCGAGATCTCCGGCGTCCCCCGTGCGACGGTTTCACGCACCCTCTACGGCACCGGCGACTCGAAGATCTCAGACATTCGCCGTATCGCTGAGGCTCTTGATGTGCCGCTGTCGAAGATCTGGGCAGCGGCCGACAAGGCGACCGGGAAGAAGTAG
- a CDS encoding helix-turn-helix domain-containing protein — protein sequence MTAPSKRMYTREEAAEYCGISYYKIANAVRNNTIPARKNGRDILIDVADLDAYIDSFEVA from the coding sequence ATGACCGCCCCCAGCAAGCGCATGTACACGCGTGAAGAAGCCGCGGAGTACTGCGGCATCTCGTACTACAAGATCGCGAACGCCGTGCGGAACAACACCATCCCGGCGCGCAAGAACGGGCGAGACATCCTCATCGACGTCGCCGACCTGGACGCGTACATCGACAGCTTCGAGGTCGCGTGA
- a CDS encoding RNA methyltransferase: MTRSEQSRNHRGFFAVGIYRPKTEANVGSLLRTAYLYDAAYVFTVGRRYRPQASDTPRTPRHIPLFHFETIDDAVNHLPDSCPLVGVELDPRGQRVDRFQHPERAAYLLGAEDAGLPSHVRDMCHALIEIPTPQPQSMNVAVAGSIVIYDRHVKSERLVVAS; encoded by the coding sequence GTGACCCGCAGCGAACAATCTCGAAATCACCGTGGATTCTTTGCGGTCGGAATCTACCGCCCGAAGACGGAAGCAAATGTCGGTTCTCTGCTGAGAACTGCGTACCTGTACGACGCGGCGTACGTGTTCACAGTCGGCAGGCGATACCGCCCGCAAGCAAGCGACACCCCGCGAACTCCCCGACACATCCCACTGTTTCACTTCGAGACGATCGACGATGCAGTCAACCACCTTCCCGACTCCTGCCCGCTCGTGGGTGTCGAGCTTGATCCGCGCGGGCAACGTGTTGACAGGTTCCAGCACCCCGAGCGAGCGGCGTATCTACTCGGTGCCGAAGACGCTGGGCTCCCGTCTCACGTGCGGGACATGTGCCACGCGCTTATCGAAATACCGACCCCTCAGCCGCAATCGATGAACGTTGCGGTAGCAGGATCCATCGTCATCTACGACAGGCATGTGAAGTCTGAGCGACTGGTGGTGGCGTCGTGA
- a CDS encoding lambda exonuclease family protein — MTLRTFPDLVQGSDEWLEARRGILTASVIGKMITPSTLKPADNDTSRGVIMTLAAERITGHVEYVHPSFDMQRGTDDGPFAREKYAEHYAPVTEVGFVIREEDTYRIGYSPDGLVGDDGLIEIKSRRANGQILAFLSDKVPTTNMAQVQAALFVTGRRWIDYVSYSAGLPLYVKRVYPDPAWHAAIAATAERFETEVGVIVDRFHRASEGYPATERRPELDEIRI; from the coding sequence ATGACACTCCGCACTTTCCCGGATCTCGTGCAGGGATCCGACGAATGGCTCGAGGCGAGACGTGGCATCCTCACCGCATCCGTCATCGGAAAAATGATCACCCCGTCCACGCTCAAGCCCGCAGACAACGACACCTCACGCGGCGTCATCATGACCCTCGCCGCCGAGCGCATCACGGGACACGTCGAATACGTCCACCCCTCCTTCGATATGCAGAGGGGCACTGACGACGGGCCGTTCGCCCGCGAGAAGTACGCCGAACACTACGCACCCGTCACCGAAGTCGGGTTCGTGATCCGCGAGGAAGACACGTACCGGATCGGATACTCGCCGGATGGTCTCGTCGGCGATGACGGTCTCATCGAGATCAAGAGCCGCCGCGCCAACGGTCAGATCCTCGCCTTCCTCAGCGACAAGGTACCGACCACCAACATGGCCCAGGTACAGGCGGCGCTGTTCGTCACCGGCCGCAGATGGATCGACTACGTGAGCTACAGCGCCGGCCTGCCCCTGTACGTCAAGCGCGTCTACCCCGACCCCGCCTGGCACGCAGCGATCGCCGCGACAGCCGAACGATTCGAAACCGAAGTCGGCGTCATCGTCGACCGATTCCACCGGGCATCCGAAGGCTACCCGGCAACCGAACGCCGCCCCGAACTCGATGAGATCAGGATCTGA
- a CDS encoding GIY-YIG nuclease family protein — MPTDVYHVCDEQHRLLYVGMSANVFKRMREHKKYAGWWPIAYDGYVIQYATREQATAEEARAIRDGRPIFNRRSEAFRADGPEGEITEYLEIFWRDGEVYVDAENSNH, encoded by the coding sequence ATGCCTACCGACGTCTACCACGTATGCGACGAACAGCATCGCCTGCTCTACGTCGGCATGTCGGCAAACGTATTCAAGCGGATGCGCGAGCACAAGAAGTATGCCGGATGGTGGCCGATCGCATATGACGGATACGTCATCCAGTATGCGACCAGAGAACAGGCGACCGCGGAGGAGGCGCGCGCCATCAGGGACGGCCGACCGATCTTCAACAGGCGCTCAGAAGCGTTCCGCGCAGATGGTCCCGAAGGCGAGATCACGGAGTACCTAGAGATCTTCTGGCGCGACGGGGAGGTGTACGTCGATGCCGAGAATTCGAACCATTAA
- a CDS encoding helix-turn-helix domain-containing protein, which yields MSGNYERFIELDDMGWSARMIAAELHVNERTVTRWRQASGRLKQERQTRHPDTDRQTALDLIEQGASLREAANTVGVTEQTIRRWFPDVPAWSKSQAGQYGQMSRRLSRLGWAA from the coding sequence ATGAGCGGCAACTACGAGCGCTTCATCGAACTGGATGACATGGGTTGGTCGGCGCGAATGATCGCCGCCGAGCTGCATGTGAATGAACGCACTGTCACCCGTTGGCGTCAAGCATCCGGCCGGCTGAAGCAGGAGCGGCAGACGCGTCACCCCGACACTGACCGTCAGACCGCGCTCGACCTGATCGAGCAGGGCGCGTCGCTTCGGGAAGCGGCGAACACGGTCGGCGTGACGGAGCAGACGATCCGTCGTTGGTTCCCGGATGTGCCCGCGTGGTCGAAGTCTCAGGCGGGCCAGTACGGGCAGATGTCGCGTCGTCTTTCACGGCTGGGGTGGGCTGCATGA
- a CDS encoding single-stranded DNA-binding protein: protein MTGETTLTVIGNLTADPELRYTQNGLPVANFTIASTPRTFDRQANEWKDGDPLFLRASVWREFAEHVAGSLTKGSRVIATGRLKQRSYQDREGATKTTLELEVDEIGPSLRHATAVVTRAASSSGGQRQSAPVSSDGSWSTPPAQGTWGGDGIAEPIPF, encoded by the coding sequence ATGACCGGCGAAACGACCCTGACCGTCATTGGCAACCTGACCGCGGATCCCGAGCTGCGTTACACGCAGAACGGCCTTCCGGTGGCGAACTTCACCATCGCGTCGACTCCTCGCACGTTCGATCGCCAGGCGAACGAGTGGAAGGACGGCGACCCGCTGTTCTTGCGGGCGAGTGTGTGGCGGGAGTTCGCCGAGCACGTCGCCGGTTCGCTGACGAAGGGTTCCCGTGTCATCGCGACCGGGCGGCTCAAGCAGCGTTCGTACCAGGACCGTGAGGGTGCGACGAAGACGACGCTCGAGCTTGAGGTTGATGAGATCGGGCCGTCTCTGCGTCACGCGACGGCTGTGGTGACTCGTGCCGCGTCGTCATCGGGTGGTCAGCGTCAGTCGGCGCCGGTCTCGTCGGATGGTTCGTGGTCGACCCCGCCGGCACAGGGCACGTGGGGCGGTGATGGCATTGCTGAGCCGATCCCGTTCTGA
- a CDS encoding helix-turn-helix domain-containing protein — MIDADHLDAIMAVEQVIGADVDWLANQDSGVEWLSELILDRHKPAPDGTRESWSVQDVMDRWGLEDKPEPHRYVFPDDEPDAEVALPVREWFDPLLDVKQAAKQAGVTVRAVQKWVKEGRLTPVARLRAGDGNVHTYFRASDIENTNHADGGL, encoded by the coding sequence GTGATCGACGCGGACCACCTCGACGCGATCATGGCCGTCGAACAGGTCATCGGCGCCGACGTCGACTGGTTGGCGAATCAGGACTCGGGTGTCGAGTGGCTTAGCGAACTTATCCTCGACCGTCATAAGCCTGCACCGGATGGGACGCGTGAGTCATGGTCGGTGCAGGACGTGATGGACCGGTGGGGTCTCGAGGACAAGCCGGAACCGCACCGGTACGTGTTCCCCGACGACGAACCGGACGCGGAGGTTGCGTTGCCGGTGCGGGAGTGGTTCGACCCGCTGCTGGACGTCAAGCAAGCCGCGAAACAGGCAGGGGTGACCGTCCGGGCCGTGCAGAAGTGGGTCAAGGAAGGCCGGTTGACGCCGGTCGCGAGATTGAGAGCGGGGGACGGGAACGTGCACACGTACTTCCGAGCATCCGACATTGAGAACACCAACCACGCGGATGGTGGCCTGTGA
- a CDS encoding HNH endonuclease — protein MRRLLSRFRNACAYCGGSLTAGMHLDHVWPVSRGGVTGISNIVPACVACNLSKSNKSVMEWRVWKLNRAA, from the coding sequence ATGCGGCGCCTTCTCAGCAGGTTTCGCAACGCGTGCGCATACTGCGGCGGATCTCTCACCGCAGGCATGCATCTAGACCACGTCTGGCCCGTTTCGCGAGGCGGCGTAACTGGCATATCGAACATTGTCCCAGCGTGTGTCGCATGCAACCTGTCGAAGTCGAACAAGTCGGTTATGGAGTGGCGCGTCTGGAAGCTCAACCGTGCCGCATGA
- a CDS encoding DUF7455 domain-containing protein: MDEYVSCDQCSARAYIFVELANGGELSWCIHHGKHHTPALQAAGAIIFDLSYTLE, from the coding sequence ATGGACGAATACGTCTCATGTGACCAATGCTCGGCGCGGGCGTACATCTTCGTCGAACTCGCAAACGGCGGCGAACTGTCCTGGTGCATTCACCACGGCAAACACCACACCCCGGCCCTACAAGCGGCCGGGGCAATCATCTTCGACCTGTCATACACGCTCGAATGA
- a CDS encoding HNH endonuclease, translating to MPETLECGWCGEEFTRKTVRSRFCTSRCGTKFKQTKRRGTQAGSPGTYSWADIVKLWLKFDKCCAYCRLSVPMTNIEAEHVIPLSKGGANNTTNLLPSCKRCNSDKRDLLLHEWALDRERRHLDPVHTAWAPDDERYKHLVMSTHALAA from the coding sequence ATGCCGGAAACCCTCGAGTGTGGGTGGTGCGGCGAAGAGTTTACGCGCAAGACTGTGCGCTCAAGATTCTGTACTTCTAGATGTGGGACGAAGTTCAAGCAGACTAAGCGCAGAGGAACACAAGCCGGATCGCCCGGGACATACTCATGGGCAGACATAGTCAAGCTCTGGCTCAAGTTCGATAAGTGCTGCGCATATTGCAGGTTGTCCGTACCGATGACGAACATCGAAGCAGAACACGTCATACCCCTCAGCAAGGGCGGCGCCAACAACACGACCAACCTCCTGCCTTCATGCAAACGCTGCAACTCAGACAAGCGAGACCTGCTGCTCCACGAGTGGGCACTCGACAGGGAGCGGCGGCACCTCGACCCAGTTCACACCGCATGGGCACCCGACGACGAGCGCTACAAGCACCTCGTCATGTCGACCCATGCCCTCGCCGCATAG
- a CDS encoding phage portal protein: protein MADLSVTELSMLTNMRDTLLRARRHTDELNDIYEGVQKLEQLGLSIPPELEQFSVILNWPRVTVDAVERRLDVQGFRAGDGKPDPYLWDVWQYNNMDERQTFAHVDALALERSYVCVGTNDKDRDFPLITVESPREMIALRDPRTHRITSAIRSYDAKDGDDQRLTWYRENVTRWLIRNQNGYWVDEFEPDFHNLGAVPVVAMVNRNRSTRRRDSILEGVSEMTDIIPIAASASRAITNAQLLQETMVAPARGVLGATKGDFIDQNGEQLSAWQTYFGSVWALANKDAKTFQFDAAEMRNIETIVNVYARQASSVGGLPPDYYGLNTQNPPSAEGQRAGETRLIKNAERKQTSFGHSWESVQRLVYRFKTGAWSDEARKLETIWRDAGTPTVAQVTDAIVKRYQAGLIDWETAQERMGETPVAIEQMRERRKGDLESAMTAGVQNFVQGV from the coding sequence TTGGCTGACCTCTCTGTGACGGAACTGTCGATGCTGACGAATATGCGGGATACGCTCCTGCGTGCCCGTCGGCACACTGATGAGCTGAACGACATCTATGAGGGTGTGCAAAAGCTCGAGCAGTTGGGTTTGTCGATTCCGCCGGAGCTTGAGCAGTTTTCGGTGATCTTGAATTGGCCGCGGGTGACCGTGGATGCGGTTGAGCGTCGCTTGGATGTGCAGGGCTTCCGTGCTGGTGACGGGAAGCCGGATCCGTACCTGTGGGATGTTTGGCAGTACAACAACATGGATGAGCGGCAGACGTTCGCTCATGTTGATGCGCTGGCCCTTGAGCGGTCGTATGTGTGCGTTGGCACGAACGATAAGGACCGCGACTTTCCACTTATCACGGTGGAGTCTCCTCGGGAGATGATCGCTCTTCGTGACCCGCGCACGCACCGGATTACGTCTGCTATTCGTTCGTATGACGCGAAGGATGGCGACGATCAGCGTTTGACGTGGTACCGCGAAAATGTCACGCGGTGGCTGATTCGTAACCAGAACGGCTACTGGGTCGATGAGTTTGAGCCAGACTTTCACAACCTGGGTGCTGTGCCTGTTGTGGCGATGGTGAACCGGAACCGGTCCACGCGTCGCCGCGACAGCATCCTTGAGGGTGTTTCGGAGATGACGGACATCATCCCGATTGCCGCTTCGGCGTCTCGTGCGATCACGAATGCGCAGTTGCTGCAGGAGACGATGGTTGCGCCGGCTCGTGGCGTCCTGGGTGCCACTAAGGGCGATTTCATTGACCAGAACGGCGAGCAACTGTCCGCGTGGCAGACGTATTTCGGCTCCGTCTGGGCTTTGGCGAACAAGGACGCTAAGACGTTCCAGTTCGATGCTGCGGAGATGCGCAACATCGAGACGATCGTGAACGTGTATGCGCGTCAGGCGTCGTCTGTGGGAGGCCTCCCGCCGGACTACTACGGCCTGAACACGCAGAATCCCCCGTCTGCTGAGGGTCAGCGCGCGGGGGAGACCCGGCTGATCAAGAACGCGGAGCGCAAGCAGACGTCGTTCGGTCACTCGTGGGAGTCGGTGCAGCGTCTTGTGTACCGGTTCAAGACCGGTGCTTGGTCGGATGAGGCACGCAAGCTCGAGACGATCTGGCGTGACGCTGGTACGCCGACGGTGGCTCAGGTGACTGACGCGATCGTGAAGCGCTACCAGGCGGGTCTGATCGATTGGGAGACGGCTCAGGAACGCATGGGGGAGACTCCGGTGGCGATTGAGCAGATGCGTGAGCGCCGCAAGGGTGATCTTGAGTCTGCGATGACGGCTGGGGTGCAGAACTTCGTTCAGGGGGTCTGA
- a CDS encoding capsid assembly scaffolding protein Gp46 family protein translates to MSDENAPSGDENGGNNSGWTPPASQEELNRIIAERVSREKAKYADYGDLKAKASKFDELDAASKSDLEKAQQRAAEAERERDSVKAETLRLSVIARHQIPADYHEFVVGSTEEDLEAKAQKVLKLIGSDSPFPKADPSQGAGGGAGKPSTADLFADFAAKKL, encoded by the coding sequence ATGAGCGACGAGAACGCGCCTTCGGGCGACGAGAACGGCGGCAACAACAGCGGGTGGACGCCCCCCGCATCGCAGGAGGAACTCAACCGCATCATCGCGGAGCGGGTTTCCCGAGAGAAGGCGAAGTACGCCGATTACGGCGACTTGAAGGCCAAGGCGAGCAAGTTCGATGAGCTTGACGCGGCCAGCAAGTCCGACCTTGAGAAGGCTCAGCAGCGGGCGGCGGAAGCCGAACGCGAACGGGACTCCGTTAAGGCCGAGACGCTTCGCCTGAGTGTCATCGCACGCCACCAAATCCCCGCCGACTACCACGAGTTCGTGGTCGGTTCGACGGAGGAAGACCTGGAAGCGAAGGCGCAGAAGGTTCTCAAGCTCATTGGCTCCGACAGCCCTTTCCCGAAGGCCGACCCGTCACAGGGTGCCGGCGGCGGTGCGGGCAAGCCATCCACCGCGGATCTGTTCGCAGATTTCGCGGCCAAGAAACTTTGA
- a CDS encoding phage major capsid protein: MVDLSRGTTNAASLLPKEISTEIWSGVQEESAVMRLARQIRVPGSGLTIPIITGDASADWVAETAAKPVSRATLDKKQLTPYKLAVIEPFSNEFRRDLPAVYDELRRRLPNAIARKFDSTVFGSSAPGSNFDTLGGATAVPIGPHATDVKKNTYSGLVKAYTDIAAAGGTLDGWALSSQAKGLLLGQVDTVGRPLLFNDIQAGSPVGNLLGEQVYYSNGVYAAGTPATIGFAGEWDSAYWGTVEGIKVDISNQASIVDGTTSVAVGGGGSGTVTVPNVINLWQQNMFAVLVEVEIGFVVRDLARFRKITNATIS; the protein is encoded by the coding sequence ATGGTTGATCTCTCTCGCGGCACTACGAACGCCGCATCTCTGCTCCCGAAGGAGATCTCGACTGAGATCTGGTCGGGCGTCCAGGAGGAGTCCGCTGTCATGCGGCTCGCTCGTCAGATCCGGGTTCCCGGTTCTGGCCTGACCATCCCCATCATCACCGGTGACGCTTCGGCGGACTGGGTGGCTGAGACCGCGGCGAAGCCTGTTTCGCGTGCGACTCTCGACAAGAAGCAGCTCACCCCGTACAAGCTGGCCGTGATCGAGCCGTTCTCGAACGAGTTCCGTCGTGACCTTCCCGCTGTGTACGACGAGCTGCGTCGCCGCCTCCCGAACGCGATCGCGCGCAAGTTCGACTCGACCGTGTTCGGTTCTTCGGCTCCTGGTTCGAACTTCGACACCCTCGGTGGTGCGACGGCCGTCCCGATCGGCCCGCACGCGACCGACGTGAAGAAGAACACGTACAGCGGCCTCGTGAAGGCATACACCGACATCGCTGCGGCCGGTGGCACGCTCGACGGCTGGGCGCTGTCCTCGCAGGCCAAGGGCCTCCTCCTCGGACAGGTCGACACGGTGGGTCGCCCGCTGCTGTTCAACGACATCCAGGCAGGTTCGCCGGTCGGCAACCTCCTCGGCGAGCAGGTTTACTACTCGAATGGTGTCTACGCCGCCGGCACTCCCGCCACCATCGGTTTCGCTGGCGAGTGGGACTCGGCGTACTGGGGAACGGTCGAGGGCATCAAGGTCGACATCTCCAACCAGGCGTCGATCGTCGATGGGACCACGTCGGTCGCTGTCGGTGGCGGCGGTTCGGGCACGGTCACCGTTCCGAACGTGATCAACCTGTGGCAGCAGAACATGTTCGCTGTCCTGGTCGAGGTGGAGATCGGCTTCGTCGTCCGCGACCTGGCCCGTTTCCGCAAGATCACCAACGCGACCATCTCCTGA
- a CDS encoding Gp19/Gp15/Gp42 family protein, translated as MLQDLTNRSLRPLSEQEQTVGVVLLEDAWNLILSQRPSAADRIADAAFKALVVQVQCAVVLRVLRNPEGKLEEQIDDYRYRLDSATSTGALYLTDAELALLGAGDGESDGAWTVNGSRKPVVGWWETPDRWVPST; from the coding sequence GTGTTGCAAGACCTGACGAACAGGTCGTTGCGTCCCCTCTCCGAACAGGAGCAGACGGTCGGCGTTGTGCTGCTTGAGGATGCGTGGAATCTCATCCTCTCGCAGCGCCCGTCTGCCGCTGACCGCATCGCAGACGCCGCGTTCAAGGCGCTTGTGGTGCAGGTGCAGTGCGCTGTTGTGCTGCGCGTGCTGCGGAACCCGGAAGGGAAGCTCGAGGAGCAGATCGACGACTACCGTTATCGTCTCGACTCGGCGACCTCGACGGGTGCGCTGTATCTGACGGACGCCGAGTTGGCGCTTCTGGGCGCTGGTGACGGCGAGTCGGATGGGGCGTGGACGGTGAATGGTTCCCGTAAGCCTGTTGTGGGTTGGTGGGAGACGCCGGATCGGTGGGTGCCGTCCACATGA
- a CDS encoding DUF6093 family protein: protein MSGVLSFGRAAAVSRMTESITAGRFTDGVDEVTGDPTRVLVGDPLYVGPARVKYTANAVQNAVGASQLVTTQQVVVSIPTQPATVTPGEGELPSVGVWPYVNVTLPEGTVITVTASSSDPALVGRSYTVDGVATLGQSTAHRYPVTELS, encoded by the coding sequence ATGAGCGGTGTCCTGAGTTTTGGTCGCGCCGCGGCCGTGTCTCGTATGACGGAGTCGATCACGGCTGGTCGGTTCACGGATGGTGTGGATGAGGTGACGGGTGATCCAACGCGTGTCCTGGTGGGTGACCCGTTGTATGTCGGTCCTGCGCGTGTGAAGTACACGGCGAATGCGGTGCAGAACGCTGTGGGTGCGTCGCAGTTGGTGACGACTCAGCAGGTTGTGGTGTCGATTCCTACGCAGCCTGCGACGGTGACGCCTGGTGAGGGTGAGTTGCCGTCGGTTGGTGTGTGGCCGTATGTGAATGTGACGTTGCCTGAGGGCACGGTGATTACGGTGACGGCTTCTTCGTCGGATCCGGCGTTGGTGGGTCGGTCGTACACGGTGGATGGTGTGGCGACGTTGGGGCAGTCGACGGCGCATCGTTACCCCGTGACCGAGTTGTCGTAG
- a CDS encoding HK97 gp10 family phage protein, with the protein MADDFSELRVLAADLSEAPAKAQPLIKKALQKTAFDIKRDWRKRANRTGLRKYSADIDYEVKTPAGLIEVEIGPTIGDSGSFGLVEDGGGNVRSRPQHAARDSLRDNEQDFIKGIEIALFDATREAIE; encoded by the coding sequence GTGGCTGATGACTTCTCTGAGCTTCGGGTGCTTGCTGCTGACCTATCCGAGGCGCCTGCTAAGGCGCAACCACTGATCAAGAAGGCGCTGCAGAAGACGGCGTTCGATATCAAGCGGGATTGGCGTAAGCGCGCGAACCGCACGGGTCTGCGAAAGTATTCGGCCGACATCGACTACGAGGTGAAGACTCCCGCTGGCCTCATTGAGGTTGAGATCGGCCCGACAATCGGTGATTCAGGTTCGTTCGGTCTCGTCGAGGACGGCGGGGGGAATGTTCGTTCTCGGCCGCAGCATGCTGCGCGTGATTCTCTGCGCGACAATGAGCAAGACTTCATCAAGGGCATTGAGATCGCCTTGTTCGACGCGACGCGGGAGGCCATCGAATGA